The Marivirga salinae DNA window AATGATTTGGAAATATTTATAGCTTCTAAAATAATTTTAGCCATGAGATGAAAATTAACGGAGATATAAATTAGATCTCTATAAACAAAAAAAGCGAACTGATGTTCGCTTCATTATTATATCTATTAAAAAGAAAAAGTATTAATCCTCCTTCTTATCTTCTTTTTTCTTAGTCGCCTTAGGCTTATCTTCAGTTTTTGCTTCCTCTTTTTTAGGAGCCGCCTTCTTTTTAGGAGCTGCTTTTTTTGCTTCAGTAGCTTCTTCCTTTTTTTCAGCTTTAGCAGTATCTTCCTTCTTGGCAGCAGGTTTTTTCTTATCTGCTTTTTCGAATTCTGCTTTTATAGCTTCTACATCAACATTTTTTATAACAGGTTGTTGTTGCAATTTCTGAATGCTATCCACTCTTTTCTTTGCTACTACTCTGTTTTTTCTTGCTTTTCTTTTGAGACTTGTTCCTGCCATGATTAGTTCTTTGTCAAAATTGGATTGCAAATGTATGCCTATTGTTCTTTTAATCAAAATAATTGTTCAATATTTTATTTAGACAGCCTAAAAAGGACTGAAATCATTCCCTGTCTGAAATCATTATCTCCAATTTGAAAAGTTATTGGATTTAATTTGAGCTCTAAATTTTCATAGAGGGCTACTTTAATTTCCAGCCCGAATTCTAAGCCATAAATAATTTCATTCCGAAAACCGGCATCAAAAAAAACATCTTCATTTCTGTAGCCCGTTAACCAACCAATAAAAGGAGAAGCAAATGGAGTGATAGAAATCCTGTTTCCCTCAAGTATCTTATACCCCACCGAAGGAGCAAAACTTATGGTATTTGCATAAAAAGCATTAAATTCTCTGAAAATATTAGAATTTAGCACTGTAATATGGACAGTGGGATTAAGACTGAATTTTCCACCTTCATGAGTAAATTCCTTTTGGATATCAATCCCAAAACCTGTGACATCATCCAACCCTTGTTGTGATAGCGAAGAATAAACGAAGCCTCCGCCTGCATAAATTTGAGCTGTCATTTCATAAGTAGTCATGAAAATCAGGACAGCAAAAATTAATGATTTAAATTTTTTCATATTTTCTATTGATAGTTCGTATAAAAATACAAACTAAAAAAATAATACCTATTAAATTGATGAATTTTTATTAAAAATAAAGCCTGTAAAACTTCTAATTCTACAGGCTTCAAAAATTTAATACTCTAGATTAACATCATTTAGATTTTTCATCATCTTCCGAAGTATCCTCTTGCTTATTTTTAACGTATTTCTCTAACCATTCATGCTGCTCCCAAAGCATATGCAAAATGCTTTCTTTTGCGCTATATCCATGACTTTCCTTAGGCAGCATCACTAATCGTGCTGTAGCTCCTAAGCCTTTTAAAGCATTGAAGTATCGTTCACTTTGCAAAGGATAGGTTCCTGAATTATTATCAGCTTGTCCATGAATCAACAACAATGGTGTTTTCATTTTTTCAGCGTGCATAAATGGAGACATATTATAATACGTCTCAGGAGATTCCCAGTAAGAACGTTCTTCACTTTGGAAACCAAAAGGAGTTAAGGTTCTATTATAAGCACCGCTCCTGGCAATTCCTGCTGCAAACAAATCAGAATGAGAAAGCAAATTGGCTACCATAAAAGCACCATAGGAATGCCCTCCGACTGCTACTCTTTCTCTATCAATATAACCCATTTCATCCACTGCATCAATGGCTGCTTTTGCATTATCCACTAATTGTTCTCTGAATGTATCATTGGGCTCTTCCTCCCCTTCTCCAACAATTGGGAAAGCTGCGCCATCCAATACCACATAACCTTGAGTTACCCAATAAATAGGACTTCCATAATAGGGATAAATAAATTCATTAGGATTAGAAGTATTTTGACCCGCACTGCTTTTGTCTTTATACTCACGTGGATAAGCCCACAAAATCATGGGCTTTTTCTCCTTACTTTCTTTATCATAATTTACAGGTAAATACAAAGTTCCATCTAATGAAAGGCCATCTTCTCTTTCATAGCTTATTACTTCCTTTTGCACATTTTGCATACTTTTAAAAGGATTCTCAAAGGAAGTGATTTGTTTCAAGTCATCTTTCTTCCGAATATTTCTGAAATAGTAATTAGGATAATCTGTTTGGGACTCTATTCTCACCAAAACTGTTCCTTTCTTCATATCAATAGAAGAGTATAAATTTTCGAGCTTATCGGTATATTCCGATTTATAAAGTCTGTTTTTCTTTTGTGTTTTTAAATTAATCTCATCTACAAAGGGAAATTGCCCCTCAGGTGTATAACCATCTCCCATCAAAAAGGCTTTTTCACCCTCTAATTCAAGCACATATTCATTAAATTTATTCTTTGTAGTTACAAAGCTTCCAGGGTCATTATATCGATCTTGATAATTTCTATCAAAAAGTACTTTTGGTTCTTGTTCACTATTAGATGGATTAAATGTATAGGCTTTCATATTCCGAGTATTCCACCAATAATCATGGGCAATTGCTATATTATCATTTCCCCATTGGATGTATCTGTATCGATTGATGGTTTTTAATAATGGCTTTCCTTCACCTTTAAATGGAGCTTCTAATTGATAAACTTCATCTCTAAAATCTACTTTATTTTCCGGATCACCTTCATCTAAAGCTTTTGCATAAATTAAAGTTGCTGGTTTGTCATTTCTCCAATTCATACTTCTTCGGCCTGTTCTAACTGACATAAAGCCTTTAGGCAAAACTTCCTGAAGAGGAACATCATTCACCTGATTAATTAAATTCCCTTCCATATCATAAATATTAGTTTCATTAGGAAATCTATAGTAAGGAACTATGTATGAAAAAGGTGTCTTAATCTGGCTTACCATTACATATTCTCCATTTGGAGAAACTGACATACTAGAATACATAGCAGTCGGTAGAAAATCTGTCGCGTTTCCTTTCAAATCCAAGGAGACTATTTTGGATAAAGCCAATTGCTCAAAGTTGAATTCATCATTAGTATTACTCAATAGATCCTGATAGGTCCTATTTTGAGCTTTCTCTCCATCGCTTACTGAAATAACTGGTCCACTAGGAATAGCTTCTCCTGAATTAATGAGCGCTTTTCGATCTTCGGGCAAAACATTTACTAAAAGTCCTGAATTATCCTTTTTCCACTCAATAGGATTACCCATATTTGCATTCGCAATACCTTCCATCAATCGAGTTGCTTTGCTTTCATTAATATTTAAAACCCAAATCTCAACACCAGTTGAAGTAGTATGAGAAAAAGCAATCATTTTTTGATTAGGCGACCAATTAAAGTTGGATAATCTTGGAGATTCGGGCAAGCCTTCTACTTCCTTGATATTATCCTTTAGCGCTTTCTTGGTTTTTATATCGTTGTAGTATCGGGTTCGGCTTCCAATATTGGTTTTTGGATTAATACGCAACCCTCCAAGTCTTAATTCCTCTTCTGAGAGCTCAGCTATTGGTTTATAAGGATCTCTATAAATCAAAACCACATTTTCTCCCTTCTTGTCAATTAAGACTGAGGGTGCTAATGGGGCATCAACTAATTCTAAAATCTCTTTTGGGGGTTTTTGATAATCTAAGTTTTCTTGGGCCGTTAAGTTCCAGCTGAAGAATACCAACAGGAAGAGGAAGAATATTTTTTTCATGACATTTAGTTTTTGGTTAACAATCTATTTCAAAAAGAGCTACTAGTACTTACTCATTGCTGAGTAATTAAATTCTACGTATACATGAAATTATATAAACCTAATGGTTTTTACTAATTAGTAATACGCCAAAGGAAAAACTAAATGTTTAATGGTATTTGAGGTTTCTATTTTTAGTCAGCAACCAATGCTAGTCAATGAATGAGGAATTATTTATTATCAACGATTATTATTTTCCAAATAACCTGAAAAGCTTCTTTTTACGATTGGTAAAAGCGTTTCATAATAAGGATAGGGTTGTAATGCTACTACTCTGAAAGCTGAGTAATTACTCACCAATTGAATATTCTTTAAAACTTGAATTTTGATTTGCTCTAATGTAGTGCCTAGTGATTTTTTTATTCTATCAATAAAGACAGTTTGTAGTCCTCTAACTTTTTCCTCGGCTGCTTCAAAGATTGAAATTCTATATTGATAGATATGGTAAAATGATTCATATTGAGGATCTATTAATAATAAGCCTTCATTTTCTTCCAAAGCTTTTACTCCCACTGGCTCAATGATTAGTTGTTTCTCGACCTCGTCAAAAATATCTTTCCCAACAACTATATGATTTTGTATCTTATTCATGGCAAAATCAACAATATTTTCTAGCTCTTTTAATTGATCATCTTCCGCCACTTTCGATTCAAAAAACATCCTAAAATTCTTCAAATCCAGCTTAGTTAATTCTTTAGGAAAGGACTTCCATAGTTTTTGCTTTCCCGCCTTTAAATGAGATGCATTTTTGTAGTGCATAATCAAATCAGCAAAAGAAGGATAAAGTTTATGTTGCTCAAAAGATTTACTTACTTGTTGCAAGTAGGCTAACAATATATACTTTTTATATTCAAAATCTAGTGTGCCTTTGGTGATCCAATCATCTGATAACTTTTCCATAATAATTTGATTTTAACATAAACTGTCATCAAAATATAATCATAATCTGTCAAAAGTTCACAAACGATAATACGAATAATCTTACATGACAATTTTAAAACGAAAAACCTGCAATTTTGACACGCTTTTACAAGTGGCACATTTAATGTTATCAGCATTGCGGATTAATAAAAAATCAAAATATAAATTATAATAAAATGTCAAACGTATCATTTAAACCAAATGAGGATAGGGTTCTAGTAGAGCCAGCTCCTGTAGAAGAAAAAACAGCATCTGGTATTATCATTCCTGACACTGCAAAAGAAAAGCCTCAACAAGGTAAAATCGTTGCAGTTGGGCCAGGTAAAGATGATGCTCCTGTAACCGTTAAGGTTGGTGATTCTGTATTATACGGAAAGTATTCTGGAACAGAATTTACACTTGAAGGAAAAGAGTATTTAATTATGAGAAACTCCGACATTTTCGGCACTATTTAAAAGTTAAACTAAAAATATTATAATATCATGGCAAAGAATATTTCATTTGACCTAAAAGCTAGAGATGGCTTAAGAAAAGGCGTTGATAAATTAGCTAATGCAGTAAAAGTAACTTTAGGACCAAAAGGTAGAAACGTAATCATCGATAAGAAATTCGGTGCTCCATCTGTAACAAAAGATGGTGTTTCTGTAGCTAAGGAAATCGAATTGAAAGATCCAATTGAGAACATGGGCGCTCAGCTTGTGAAAGAAGTTGCATCTAAAACTGCAGATGAGGCTGGAGACGGTACTACAACTGCCACTGTTTTAGCTCAATCTATTTTCAAGCATGGTTTGAAAAACGTGACAGCGGGTGCTAACCCAATGGACTTGAAAAGGGGTATTGAAAAAGCAGTTAAATTGGTTGTTGCAGACTTAAAGAAACAGTCTAAAGATATTTCTAACAGCAACGAAATTGAGCAAGTAGGTACTATTTCTGCTAACAACGATGCTACAATCGGTAAAATGATTGCCGAGGCAATGGACAAAGTTGGAAAAGATGGTGTAATCACTGTTGAAGAAGCTAGAGGTACTGAAACTGAAGTGAAGACTGTTGAAGGTATGCAGTTTGACAGAGGATATCAGTCTCCATATTTCGTGACTAACACGGAGAAAATGGAAGCTGAATTAGAAAATCCTTATATCTTAATTTACGATAAGAAAATCGGTAGCATGAAAGAATTGCTTCCTATCTTAGAAGCAGTTTCTCAAACTGGTAAGCCATTATTGATTATCTCTGAAGAAGTAGAAGGTGAAGCTTTAGCTACTTTAGTGGTAAACAAAATCAGAGGTTCTTTAAAAATTGCTGCAGTTAAAGCTCCTGGCTTTGGCGACAGAAGAAAAGCAATGTTAGAGGACATCGCTATCTTAACTGGTGGTACAGTAATTTCTGAAGAAAGAGGCTATAAATTAGATGGCGCTACTTTAGAGTATTTAGGTACTGCTGAGAAAATCACTATTGACAAAGACAATACTACTATTGTTAATGGTGCTGGTAAAAAAGAAGATATCCAAGCGAGAGTGAGTCAAATCAAATCTCAAATGGAGAACACTACTTCTGATTATGATAAAGAAAAATTACAAGAGCGTTTGGCTAAATTGTCTGGCGGTGTAGCTATTCTTTACATAGGAGCTGCTACAGAAGTAGAGATGAAAGAGAAAAAAGACAGAGTTGATGATGCTCTACACGCTACAAGAGCTGCAGTTCAAGAAGGAATTGTTGCAGGTGGTGGTATTGCTTTATTAAGAGCTATTAAAGCTTTAGATAAAGTAGATGTTGAAAATGAAGATCAAGAAACTGGTGTGAACATCATTAGATTAGCTCTTGAATCTCCTTTAAGAACTATTGTTGAGAATGCAGGTCAGGAAGGATCAGTAATCATCAATAAAGTATTAGAAGGAAAAGACGATTATGGATACAATGCACGTGAGAATAAATATGAAAATTTATTCAAAGCTGGTGTAATTGATCCAACTAAAGTTACTCGCTTAGCGCTAGAAAATGCGGCTTCTATCTCAGGATTATTGTTAACTACCGAATGTGTAGTGGCAGATGAAGAGGAAGAAGATGCTGGTGGCGGAATGCAAGGTGGCGGAATGCCAGGCGGCATGGGCGGAATGGGTGGAATGATGTAATCTCCCAATATTCAAAGAAGAAAATTAAGGCTTTGTCGATTGACAAGGCCTTTTTTGTTTTTTTATTTTAAAAAAGTATAGCTTTACATTAAACTTAACTAAGAAATGGACAAGCATCATATATTTAAGAATTACGAAAGCTTTATTTTATTTTTACTAATTCATGTAGGAAGTTCAGATTATAGTCTTAAAGGCTCTGAAATAGAGGTTATTCTCTCTAAAATGGAAGATTATTTCCCTGACATTGAAGATATGGATCAACTCCAATCAAAATTTGTCACTTTGAAGGATGAATATGAAGAGCTTTCTGATTCTGACATCAACCACATCATTTATCATAATTATCTCCATTATAAGAATGACAGGATTAATGCTAATAGAATCTTAAACGACTTACAAGAAGTAATTATGGCAGATGGCTTTATCCATGATATGGAAACTAAAACCATTGAAGCAATCAAGAAATTATTAAATATAAGAGAAGCTGATCTTTAATTTATAGTAAATACATAACCGCTATAAAATGCGTTATAGTGCCAATCAGAACAAAAACATGCCAAATCGCATGGGCATAATGCATTTTATGGTTTGTATAAAAAATAGTGCCGATTGTATAGCTTAATCCCCCTCCTATTAATAACAATAGCACGGTAGTTGAAAGCTCTTCATATAATGGTTTAGCAATAAATACCGCTATCCATCCCATTCCTAAATAAAGAATTAAAGAAAGTTTAGGGAATCGATGAGTGAAAAATATTTTAAAAATGGTTCCAAAAACGGCTATTCCCCAAACAATACCAAACATTAACCAACCCATGGTACCTCCTATTCCCAAAATCAAAAATGGTGAGTAAGTGCCAGCGATCAGAAAATAGATACTGATATGGTCGAAAATCCTTAGAATCGTTTTGGTTTTTTGATGCTGAATCGCATGATAAAGAGTTGAAAAGGTATACATTAGTAAAAATGCTCCACCAAAAAAGCTAGTACTGATAATATGTAGAATACTACCTTCTAAAACTGAAAATGTCATAAGAAGTGAAATGGCTACCACACTAAATAAAATACCAAATCCGTGCGTAAGGCTATTAGCTAATTCTTCTTCTATAGTCTGGGCTCTCTTCAAATTTTTTCCTTTAAAATTGAACCAAAAGTATAACTTATCGCTTAGTAATACAAGAATATAAGTTACCAGATTTTTTCAAATAATAGTTATTTTGAAAGCTTTTTGGTAGCTTTGTTGTCTTTCAAAGCAAGTTTAACCATTTGCATCTATCTATTTAGATACCTTCCCTTGGTTATTCTCCTTTGAACCCCTCACAAAAGGGATTTTTACATTCAAGTAAAATACTTGTCTTACACTATAAATTAAAACCCTACTTTATGGCAAGATCACAAAACAGCTTTATCAAGAAACAGAAAGAGAAAAAGCGCATGAAGAAAAAAGAAGAGAAGCAAGAGAAAAAAGAAATGCGTAAAGAACAATCAAAAGGCGGAGCTCTTGATGATATGATTGCTTATGTTGATGATTACGGAAATATTCTAGATAGCCCACCAGAAGAGCCCAAAAAAGATAAGAAAAAAGATAAGGAAGAAGATTCCGAAAATAAAGAAAATTAATTCTTTAAAAAGTTACTACCCCGCAAAAACCAAAAGGCGAGCTTAAACTCGCCTTTGGGGTTATAATGACGGTTATTCGTCATTAATCCTACCTCTTTATAACGTGAGGGAAAAAATAATCCCGACTCGTTAATATAAATATAGA harbors:
- a CDS encoding tellurite resistance TerB family protein, translated to MDKHHIFKNYESFILFLLIHVGSSDYSLKGSEIEVILSKMEDYFPDIEDMDQLQSKFVTLKDEYEELSDSDINHIIYHNYLHYKNDRINANRILNDLQEVIMADGFIHDMETKTIEAIKKLLNIREADL
- the trhA gene encoding PAQR family membrane homeostasis protein TrhA, whose amino-acid sequence is MKRAQTIEEELANSLTHGFGILFSVVAISLLMTFSVLEGSILHIISTSFFGGAFLLMYTFSTLYHAIQHQKTKTILRIFDHISIYFLIAGTYSPFLILGIGGTMGWLMFGIVWGIAVFGTIFKIFFTHRFPKLSLILYLGMGWIAVFIAKPLYEELSTTVLLLLIGGGLSYTIGTIFYTNHKMHYAHAIWHVFVLIGTITHFIAVMYLL
- a CDS encoding co-chaperone GroES; the encoded protein is MSNVSFKPNEDRVLVEPAPVEEKTASGIIIPDTAKEKPQQGKIVAVGPGKDDAPVTVKVGDSVLYGKYSGTEFTLEGKEYLIMRNSDIFGTI
- the groL gene encoding chaperonin GroEL (60 kDa chaperone family; promotes refolding of misfolded polypeptides especially under stressful conditions; forms two stacked rings of heptamers to form a barrel-shaped 14mer; ends can be capped by GroES; misfolded proteins enter the barrel where they are refolded when GroES binds) — its product is MAKNISFDLKARDGLRKGVDKLANAVKVTLGPKGRNVIIDKKFGAPSVTKDGVSVAKEIELKDPIENMGAQLVKEVASKTADEAGDGTTTATVLAQSIFKHGLKNVTAGANPMDLKRGIEKAVKLVVADLKKQSKDISNSNEIEQVGTISANNDATIGKMIAEAMDKVGKDGVITVEEARGTETEVKTVEGMQFDRGYQSPYFVTNTEKMEAELENPYILIYDKKIGSMKELLPILEAVSQTGKPLLIISEEVEGEALATLVVNKIRGSLKIAAVKAPGFGDRRKAMLEDIAILTGGTVISEERGYKLDGATLEYLGTAEKITIDKDNTTIVNGAGKKEDIQARVSQIKSQMENTTSDYDKEKLQERLAKLSGGVAILYIGAATEVEMKEKKDRVDDALHATRAAVQEGIVAGGGIALLRAIKALDKVDVENEDQETGVNIIRLALESPLRTIVENAGQEGSVIINKVLEGKDDYGYNARENKYENLFKAGVIDPTKVTRLALENAASISGLLLTTECVVADEEEEDAGGGMQGGGMPGGMGGMGGMM
- a CDS encoding S9 family peptidase — its product is MKKIFFLFLLVFFSWNLTAQENLDYQKPPKEILELVDAPLAPSVLIDKKGENVVLIYRDPYKPIAELSEEELRLGGLRINPKTNIGSRTRYYNDIKTKKALKDNIKEVEGLPESPRLSNFNWSPNQKMIAFSHTTSTGVEIWVLNINESKATRLMEGIANANMGNPIEWKKDNSGLLVNVLPEDRKALINSGEAIPSGPVISVSDGEKAQNRTYQDLLSNTNDEFNFEQLALSKIVSLDLKGNATDFLPTAMYSSMSVSPNGEYVMVSQIKTPFSYIVPYYRFPNETNIYDMEGNLINQVNDVPLQEVLPKGFMSVRTGRRSMNWRNDKPATLIYAKALDEGDPENKVDFRDEVYQLEAPFKGEGKPLLKTINRYRYIQWGNDNIAIAHDYWWNTRNMKAYTFNPSNSEQEPKVLFDRNYQDRYNDPGSFVTTKNKFNEYVLELEGEKAFLMGDGYTPEGQFPFVDEINLKTQKKNRLYKSEYTDKLENLYSSIDMKKGTVLVRIESQTDYPNYYFRNIRKKDDLKQITSFENPFKSMQNVQKEVISYEREDGLSLDGTLYLPVNYDKESKEKKPMILWAYPREYKDKSSAGQNTSNPNEFIYPYYGSPIYWVTQGYVVLDGAAFPIVGEGEEEPNDTFREQLVDNAKAAIDAVDEMGYIDRERVAVGGHSYGAFMVANLLSHSDLFAAGIARSGAYNRTLTPFGFQSEERSYWESPETYYNMSPFMHAEKMKTPLLLIHGQADNNSGTYPLQSERYFNALKGLGATARLVMLPKESHGYSAKESILHMLWEQHEWLEKYVKNKQEDTSEDDEKSK
- a CDS encoding cold-shock protein; translation: MARSQNSFIKKQKEKKRMKKKEEKQEKKEMRKEQSKGGALDDMIAYVDDYGNILDSPPEEPKKDKKKDKEEDSENKEN